The proteins below come from a single Fusobacterium nucleatum genomic window:
- a CDS encoding HAD family hydrolase, translated as MNLKNKLAIFDLDGTLFDTKDVNYNAYQNAIKMTGIGIIIDYNDFCNLYNGKNYRDFLPKIIPNISEEQMKTIHNLKKDIYINYLDKAKKNNLLFAIIQEMKKSFFISIVTNASKKNVDDILEKFCVKDLFDLLITQEDIENPKPSAEGFLKVMDYFNISKENTIIFEDSEIGIQAAVKSGADYVKVYGYN; from the coding sequence ATGAACTTAAAAAATAAACTTGCTATTTTTGATTTAGATGGAACTTTATTTGATACAAAAGATGTAAATTATAATGCTTATCAAAATGCAATAAAAATGACAGGGATAGGGATAATTATTGATTATAATGATTTTTGTAATTTATACAATGGAAAGAATTATAGAGATTTTCTTCCTAAAATTATTCCTAACATATCAGAAGAGCAGATGAAAACTATTCATAATTTAAAAAAAGATATTTATATAAATTATTTAGATAAAGCTAAAAAGAATAATTTATTGTTTGCAATAATACAAGAGATGAAAAAAAGTTTTTTTATATCAATTGTTACTAATGCTTCTAAAAAAAATGTTGATGATATTTTAGAAAAATTTTGTGTAAAAGATTTATTTGATTTACTTATAACACAAGAAGATATAGAAAATCCAAAACCTTCAGCAGAGGGATTTCTAAAAGTAATGGATTATTTTAATATTTCAAAAGAAAATACTATTATTTTTGAAGATTCTGAAATTGGAATTCAAGCAGCAGTTAAATCAGGAGCAGATTATGTAAAGGTTTATGGGTATAATTAA
- a CDS encoding lysylphosphatidylglycerol synthase domain-containing protein gives MEVKFFLLSIFFMIMGHIFKIKRWGLLISVYEKPVEYNLLNAMTLGHTLNTIFPIRIGDIVRIIWAGKKLKNSYSFSLATVIADLFIDFITVGAIFFFSIITRRGIYYLEKISYFYAFIFIFIIPITFFVIICKKYIKLFVKNIASIFNERIELFLLYITYLCFTSIKDIFQKINKLKFFFLTFGIWTSYIMSYSLFTKFMQNIGYNYTIFDIFSKLFSGASLYNVEKKILPFWIVYLLLPLGICWIFSLLLYILFKKENFYYRQTLPQINSREKLAFLKTYFSNENRENIKAYLEINKDVSIIEDISAGSNASTLLIMKKDGKLFFRKYAFNDDGIKLKNK, from the coding sequence ATGGAAGTGAAATTTTTTTTACTATCAATCTTTTTTATGATAATGGGGCATATTTTTAAAATAAAAAGATGGGGACTATTGATATCAGTATATGAAAAACCAGTAGAATATAATCTTTTAAATGCTATGACATTAGGACATACTTTAAATACAATATTTCCTATACGTATAGGGGATATTGTTCGTATCATATGGGCTGGAAAGAAATTAAAAAATTCATATTCTTTTTCTTTGGCAACAGTTATAGCCGATCTTTTTATAGATTTTATAACAGTAGGAGCTATTTTTTTCTTTTCAATAATAACTAGGAGAGGAATTTACTATTTAGAAAAAATATCTTATTTTTATGCTTTTATTTTTATATTTATTATTCCTATAACATTTTTCGTAATAATATGTAAAAAATATATTAAGTTATTTGTAAAAAATATAGCTTCTATTTTTAATGAAAGAATAGAATTATTTTTGTTATATATAACATATCTCTGCTTTACATCTATTAAGGATATTTTTCAAAAAATTAATAAACTTAAATTCTTTTTTCTAACTTTTGGAATTTGGACATCATATATAATGTCATATAGCTTATTTACAAAATTTATGCAAAACATTGGTTATAATTATACTATTTTTGATATTTTTTCAAAACTTTTTTCAGGAGCAAGTTTATATAATGTTGAGAAAAAAATACTTCCTTTTTGGATTGTATATTTGTTACTTCCTTTAGGAATATGCTGGATTTTTTCATTACTACTTTATATTTTATTCAAAAAAGAAAATTTTTATTATAGACAAACACTTCCTCAAATTAATTCAAGAGAGAAATTAGCTTTTTTGAAAACTTATTTTTCAAATGAAAATAGAGAGAATATTAAGGCTTATTTAGAGATAAATAAAGATGTGTCCATTATTGAAGATATTTCAGCTGGTTCAAATGCTTCAACACTTTTAATTATGAAAAAAGATGGAAAACTATTTTTTAGGAAGTATGCTTTTAATGATGATGGAATAAAACTAAAAAACAAATAG
- a CDS encoding sugar phosphate nucleotidyltransferase: MKIHYIMPMAGRGSRFNQEGFDLPKPLLEIYGMPFFYWATRSISKFIELSSINFVVLQEHVDNFSIDKVIKNFFPEARIIELPKVTEGAVITSMKGIEEINDELPIIFNDCDHLFKSEKFNNFCNLKFDSTIDGILLTFEANEPKYSFVEKDNNGNIIRTVEKKVVSDEAICGCYYFKNKEIFLKTAEKYLINCDYNEYFMSGVYNVMIQDSKNIRSIKTDFHVPFGVPEEYIIAKESKKYKELL, encoded by the coding sequence ATGAAAATACATTATATTATGCCAATGGCTGGAAGAGGTTCACGTTTTAATCAAGAAGGATTTGATTTACCAAAGCCACTACTTGAAATTTATGGAATGCCTTTCTTTTATTGGGCAACAAGATCAATTTCAAAATTTATAGAGTTATCTTCTATAAATTTTGTTGTCCTTCAAGAGCATGTTGACAATTTCTCTATTGATAAAGTTATAAAGAATTTTTTTCCAGAAGCAAGAATTATAGAACTTCCAAAGGTAACAGAAGGAGCTGTAATAACTTCTATGAAAGGAATAGAAGAAATAAATGATGAATTACCAATAATATTTAATGACTGTGATCATCTTTTTAAAAGTGAAAAATTCAATAATTTTTGTAATTTAAAATTTGACTCTACAATAGATGGAATACTACTCACTTTTGAAGCAAATGAACCTAAATATAGTTTTGTAGAAAAAGATAATAACGGAAATATTATTAGAACAGTAGAAAAAAAAGTTGTTAGTGATGAAGCTATATGTGGATGCTATTATTTTAAAAATAAAGAAATATTCTTAAAAACAGCAGAGAAGTATCTTATTAATTGTGATTACAATGAGTACTTTATGAGTGGAGTGTACAATGTGATGATACAAGATAGTAAGAACATAAGGAGTATAAAAACAGATTTTCATGTACCATTTGGAGTTCCAGAGGAATATATCATTGCTAAGGAGTCAAAAAAATATAAGGAGCTTTTATAA
- a CDS encoding NAD-dependent epimerase/dehydratase family protein encodes MRILITGAAGFIGSQLAYRLWKEKHNLILIDNFSFGHEDNLIFPDCDFRKEIIKMDIRDREGIRSIFEKNEIDYVYNIAGIAPLPDCQLNPQEAIDVNLTGFINILENARLYGVKNIIQASTNAIYENEMTFPTSENNFKLPTLIYPNTKYAAERFAESYCKTYKMNVVCLRFANVYGPHIDCLRKQPPFVAYMIRELFYNRTPIFHSNGEQKRDYIYIDDLIELAITVQNSEGFDVVNVSSNKNYSVNEMYEITQKIMKKNIPAKYANDSHYWERYPGLFEGKFPIEEEILNHEINKYTLCDNSYAKNKYNWVPKVSLEEGLIKLVDEECKLLKLMEKKI; translated from the coding sequence ATGAGAATATTAATTACTGGTGCAGCAGGTTTTATTGGATCACAATTAGCATATCGTCTTTGGAAAGAAAAACATAATCTTATTTTAATTGATAATTTTTCTTTTGGTCATGAAGATAATTTAATATTTCCAGATTGTGATTTTAGAAAAGAGATTATAAAGATGGATATTAGAGATAGAGAAGGGATTAGATCTATCTTTGAAAAAAATGAAATAGATTATGTCTATAATATAGCTGGAATAGCCCCTCTTCCTGATTGTCAACTTAATCCACAAGAGGCTATAGATGTTAACTTAACTGGTTTTATTAATATTTTGGAAAATGCAAGATTATATGGTGTAAAAAATATTATTCAAGCAAGTACAAATGCTATATATGAAAATGAAATGACATTTCCAACTTCTGAGAATAATTTTAAACTTCCAACTTTGATTTATCCAAATACAAAGTATGCAGCTGAGAGATTTGCAGAATCATATTGTAAGACATATAAAATGAATGTTGTATGTCTTAGATTTGCAAATGTATATGGTCCTCATATTGATTGTTTAAGAAAACAACCACCATTTGTAGCCTATATGATAAGAGAGTTATTTTATAATAGAACTCCTATATTTCATTCAAATGGAGAACAAAAAAGAGATTATATATATATAGATGATTTAATAGAACTTGCAATAACTGTTCAAAATTCAGAAGGATTTGATGTAGTAAATGTATCTAGTAATAAAAATTATTCTGTAAATGAAATGTATGAGATTACCCAAAAAATAATGAAAAAGAATATACCAGCAAAATATGCAAATGATTCTCATTATTGGGAAAGGTATCCTGGCTTATTTGAGGGAAAGTTTCCTATAGAAGAAGAAATTTTAAACCATGAGATAAATAAATATACTCTTTGTGATAATAGTTATGCAAAAAATAAATATAATTGGGTGCCAAAAGTTTCACTAGAAGAAGGATTAATTAAATTAGTTGATGAGGAATGTAAACTGTTAAAATTAATGGAGAAGAAAATATGA
- a CDS encoding glycosyltransferase family 2 protein — MKYSIIIPCYNEEDNIEKLINLLSSKSNLYDIEWIIVENGSKDNTRTLLNNICKDKKNFKLVYIDENQGYGYGIVQGLKNVSGDYVGWLHADMQVSPDSMLEFIKLNELSKETKKFYKGSRKNRKFIDNFFTFFMSVFSTLLFQTFLSDIGAIPVLFHRDLMNKLDKIPHDFSIETYVYYIAKKENYKIIRLPIYMNEREKGESSWNRGIFSKIKQSWRIIKALIKIRLKKE; from the coding sequence ATGAAATATTCAATAATAATTCCTTGTTATAATGAAGAAGATAATATTGAAAAACTTATAAATTTGTTATCTTCTAAATCAAACTTATATGATATAGAGTGGATTATAGTAGAAAACGGTTCAAAAGATAATACTAGAACTCTACTGAACAACATTTGTAAAGATAAGAAAAATTTTAAATTAGTATATATAGATGAAAATCAAGGCTATGGTTATGGAATAGTGCAAGGGTTAAAAAATGTAAGTGGAGATTATGTTGGATGGTTACATGCAGATATGCAAGTATCTCCAGATTCTATGTTGGAATTTATTAAACTAAATGAATTATCTAAAGAAACAAAAAAATTTTATAAAGGTAGTAGAAAGAATAGAAAATTTATTGATAATTTTTTTACTTTTTTTATGAGTGTTTTTTCTACATTATTATTTCAAACTTTTTTATCTGATATTGGAGCTATTCCAGTTTTATTCCATAGAGATTTAATGAATAAACTAGACAAGATACCTCATGATTTTTCAATAGAAACTTATGTTTACTATATTGCTAAAAAAGAAAATTATAAAATAATTCGTTTACCAATTTACATGAATGAGAGAGAAAAAGGAGAATCCTCATGGAATAGAGGAATTTTTTCAAAAATTAAACAAAGTTGGAGAATTATAAAAGCCTTAATAAAAATTCGTTTGAAAAAGGAGTAA
- a CDS encoding acyltransferase family protein, translated as MKKNYSISLLRMLAVISIIFCHSFEYSSSIFVNKGWILESIGNYLANGVQVFLIISGYLYGNKQNTVERPEENLFLDSESRIRFLIKNSLKILKDYWIYCILVIFPVYYFKEPLVLTKTKIIEVLVTSDTISGVHHLWFIPYILFCYFLTPYLYDIKEYLKNKSKKSSIKGLLFVLFIIIIFSYFFKFYFIYEWICCYVIGFFMTDIINILNYSEKRVLKIFIFLNFTILNILRYYCNYINPDFYTTNITLEITRWSQVFFAIVVFLMIYKVKILSRSLKKILDFSDKYSYDIYLAHMIYVKGALSVMFLTNVLILNYIIGLFLSVVSGIILYHICREFEKLISLKKESK; from the coding sequence ATGAAAAAAAACTATTCAATAAGTTTATTAAGAATGTTAGCAGTTATTAGTATAATTTTTTGTCATTCTTTTGAGTATTCATCTTCAATATTTGTAAATAAAGGTTGGATTCTTGAAAGTATAGGTAATTACTTAGCAAATGGAGTTCAAGTATTTTTAATAATTTCAGGTTATTTATATGGCAATAAACAAAATACTGTTGAGAGACCTGAAGAGAATTTATTTTTAGATTCTGAATCAAGAATAAGATTTTTAATTAAGAATTCATTAAAAATTTTAAAAGACTATTGGATATACTGTATTTTAGTTATATTTCCAGTATATTATTTTAAAGAACCATTAGTTTTAACAAAAACAAAAATTATAGAAGTTTTAGTTACTTCTGATACTATTAGTGGAGTTCATCATTTATGGTTTATTCCTTATATATTATTTTGTTATTTTTTAACTCCCTATTTATATGATATAAAAGAATATTTAAAAAATAAATCAAAGAAATCTTCTATAAAAGGATTACTATTTGTATTATTTATTATAATAATTTTTTCATATTTTTTTAAATTTTATTTTATTTATGAATGGATTTGTTGCTATGTTATAGGTTTCTTTATGACTGATATAATAAATATTTTAAATTATAGTGAAAAAAGAGTATTAAAAATATTCATATTTTTAAATTTTACTATATTAAATATTTTACGTTATTATTGTAACTACATTAATCCTGATTTTTATACAACAAACATTACTTTAGAAATAACTCGTTGGTCTCAAGTCTTTTTTGCAATTGTAGTGTTTTTAATGATATATAAAGTAAAAATCCTGTCTAGAAGCTTAAAAAAAATTTTAGATTTTTCAGATAAGTATTCTTATGATATTTATTTGGCACATATGATATATGTAAAAGGAGCTTTATCAGTTATGTTTTTAACAAATGTTTTGATTTTAAATTATATAATTGGATTATTTTTATCTGTTGTGAGTGGAATCATCTTATATCATATTTGTAGAGAATTTGAAAAGTTAATTTCTTTAAAAAAGGAGTCAAAATAA
- the murJ gene encoding murein biosynthesis integral membrane protein MurJ produces the protein MKKIIIIVMIFNLISKFFAFFRELSLAYFFGASSLTDAYIVAFSIPTIIFGIVGAGILNGFIPIYSQIRESLGSHSAKKFTNNFSNIMLIICFFIFVFGFLFSSYLVKIFSYGFDKNTLELASFFTKISIFSIFPITLVSIFLGYLQLNNKFFSVAFMGVPTNLLYIIGTYISYKNNNFVLLVFFSCFALFFQFIFLCPFIFKTGYRHNFKINIQDKNLHKLLILSVPIILGTSLEQINILIDRTVASNLSSGAVTILNYSGKLNGAILSLAVMTILNILFSKFSTLVSQNRIDLLKEKIKYIINMIFIFAFPIMFGIIILSKEISMFIFGRGNLDKNLVLTIAKCLSYYSLCFVALCLRDLSTKIFYSFKNSRTPVINSSIGIVLNIILNIILSKYLGVSGIALATSISTIFISILLFYNLKKYNIYLDKSNLVVLYKVILASFFMTIVIYISKKYFISLGKLNIFIYIIVSGISYIFAIFVLKIEEIKELFKLFFKYLKLK, from the coding sequence ATGAAAAAAATAATTATAATTGTTATGATTTTTAATTTAATATCAAAATTTTTTGCATTTTTTAGAGAATTATCTTTAGCATATTTTTTTGGTGCTTCATCATTAACTGATGCTTATATTGTCGCTTTTTCTATTCCTACTATTATTTTTGGAATTGTAGGAGCAGGGATTTTAAATGGTTTTATTCCAATTTATAGTCAAATTAGAGAATCTTTAGGTAGCCACAGTGCAAAAAAATTTACAAATAATTTTAGTAACATTATGCTAATTATTTGTTTTTTTATATTTGTTTTTGGTTTTCTATTTTCATCTTATTTAGTAAAAATTTTTTCGTATGGTTTTGATAAAAATACATTAGAATTAGCAAGTTTTTTTACAAAAATCTCCATTTTTAGTATATTTCCAATTACTTTAGTTTCTATTTTTTTAGGTTATTTACAATTAAATAATAAATTTTTTTCTGTTGCTTTTATGGGAGTTCCAACAAATCTTTTATATATTATAGGAACATATATTTCATATAAAAATAATAATTTTGTTCTATTAGTATTTTTTAGTTGCTTTGCATTATTTTTTCAATTTATTTTTTTATGTCCATTTATATTTAAAACAGGATACAGGCATAATTTTAAAATAAACATACAAGATAAAAATTTACACAAATTACTAATACTAAGTGTTCCTATAATATTAGGAACATCACTAGAACAAATTAATATTCTTATTGATAGAACAGTAGCTTCAAACTTAAGCTCTGGAGCTGTAACAATTTTAAACTATTCAGGAAAGTTAAATGGAGCAATACTTTCGTTAGCAGTTATGACTATTTTGAATATTTTATTTTCCAAATTTTCTACTTTAGTTTCTCAAAATAGGATTGATTTATTAAAAGAAAAAATCAAGTATATAATAAATATGATATTTATTTTTGCATTTCCTATAATGTTTGGAATAATAATTTTAAGTAAAGAGATTTCTATGTTTATTTTTGGAAGAGGAAATTTAGATAAAAATCTTGTGCTAACTATAGCAAAATGCTTATCTTACTATTCATTATGTTTTGTAGCTTTATGTTTAAGAGATTTATCGACTAAAATATTTTATTCTTTTAAAAATTCAAGAACTCCTGTGATAAATTCAAGTATAGGAATTGTCTTGAATATTATTTTAAATATTATTCTTTCTAAATATTTAGGTGTTTCAGGAATAGCCTTAGCTACATCAATTTCAACAATTTTTATCAGTATATTATTATTTTATAATTTAAAAAAATATAATATTTATTTAGATAAATCAAATCTAGTTGTTCTTTATAAAGTAATTTTAGCTTCATTCTTTATGACAATTGTTATTTACATTTCTAAAAAATATTTTATTTCATTAGGTAAATTAAATATATTTATTTATATTATAGTTTCTGGTATTTCATATATATTTGCCATTTTTGTATTAAAAATTGAAGAAATAAAAGAGTTATTTAAATTATTTTTTAAATATTTAAAATTAAAATAG
- a CDS encoding O-antigen ligase family protein, whose translation MDVSLAFFHRFEKYFNKIIIMLLLLDILFSFNFITRKETYYMGISYVLLFYLAVFSICKKNKNKIHYLKILYIIIFILRYGSRGAILVYLVLIFCYLLNNLYFNRKYKYLLLNMIIFIGGCYIYFKTNFIRLVFQKIADLGIKSRTIELFQQKEIHLSGRGPIYENVYNSILENPISIKGIFSDFLVTGVNDYSHNIVLELLYQFGIILGGIFLILILILFIFSIFRKQKTIQDNLIFIFAIISVVHLMVSSTLWLNIDFWAWIGLCLKQQNFLKNNIDKKFKR comes from the coding sequence ATGGATGTATCATTGGCATTTTTTCATAGATTTGAAAAGTATTTTAATAAAATAATAATTATGTTACTTCTATTAGATATATTATTCAGTTTTAATTTTATAACAAGAAAAGAAACTTATTATATGGGAATTTCTTATGTTCTATTGTTTTATTTAGCAGTGTTTAGTATATGTAAAAAAAATAAGAATAAAATACATTATTTAAAAATTCTCTATATAATTATATTTATACTTAGATATGGATCAAGAGGAGCAATATTAGTATATTTAGTTTTGATTTTTTGTTATTTATTAAATAATTTATATTTTAATAGAAAATATAAATATTTGTTATTAAATATGATAATTTTTATAGGTGGTTGTTATATATACTTCAAAACTAATTTTATTAGATTAGTTTTTCAAAAAATAGCAGATTTAGGAATAAAGTCTAGAACAATTGAATTATTTCAACAAAAAGAAATTCATTTAAGTGGAAGAGGACCAATATATGAAAATGTTTATAATTCTATATTAGAGAATCCAATTTCAATAAAAGGTATCTTTTCAGATTTTCTTGTAACAGGAGTAAATGATTATTCACATAATATAGTGTTGGAATTATTGTATCAATTTGGAATAATTTTAGGAGGGATTTTTTTAATTTTAATTTTAATTTTATTTATTTTTAGTATTTTTCGTAAGCAAAAAACTATACAAGACAATTTAATTTTTATTTTTGCTATTATATCAGTAGTTCATTTAATGGTAAGTAGTACACTTTGGTTAAATATAGATTTTTGGGCTTGGATAGGTTTATGTTTAAAACAACAAAATTTTTTAAAAAATAATATTGACAAAAAATTTAAAAGATAA
- a CDS encoding Gfo/Idh/MocA family protein, translating to MLNFVIIGCGRISHKIVDGIVNNKEKAKLVGVSDIVFSKMDEIEFEYQNKINSQETIVKKENYKELLESISVDVAIISTESGYHEEIGLYFLENGVNVIIEKPLAMSIEGARKLVDTAKKNNLKLAVSHQNRFNYPIQLLKKAIKENRLGRIFNGMARILWTRDNNYYLQAPWRGTWALDGGTLMNQCIHNIDLINWMMDSEIDTVYAQTSNYIRNIEAEDYGVIVIRYKSGKIATIEGSAIIYPKNLEETLTITGERGTVVIGGMAVNKINTWRVEGDNEGEYLSIDCGDPNSVYGYGHEALYKDFIDALDENREPLVDGKAGLEAVKIILAAYKSQKTGIPVKFDEFKEFSTLNMKENNIKDR from the coding sequence ATGTTAAATTTTGTAATTATTGGTTGTGGAAGAATTTCCCATAAAATTGTGGATGGAATAGTAAATAATAAAGAAAAAGCAAAATTAGTAGGAGTTTCAGATATTGTTTTTTCAAAAATGGATGAAATTGAATTTGAGTATCAAAATAAAATTAATAGTCAAGAAACTATTGTAAAAAAAGAAAATTATAAAGAATTATTAGAAAGTATCTCTGTAGATGTTGCTATTATATCTACAGAAAGTGGTTATCATGAAGAAATAGGCTTATATTTTCTTGAGAATGGAGTTAATGTTATTATCGAAAAACCTTTAGCTATGTCAATAGAAGGTGCTCGAAAATTAGTAGATACTGCAAAGAAGAATAATTTAAAATTAGCAGTTAGTCATCAAAATAGATTTAATTATCCTATTCAACTTTTGAAAAAAGCAATAAAAGAAAATAGATTAGGAAGAATATTTAACGGAATGGCTAGAATTCTATGGACTAGAGATAATAATTACTATTTACAAGCTCCATGGAGAGGAACTTGGGCATTAGATGGTGGAACTTTAATGAATCAGTGTATTCATAATATTGATTTAATAAATTGGATGATGGATTCTGAAATTGATACTGTATATGCTCAAACTTCAAATTATATAAGAAATATAGAAGCAGAGGACTATGGGGTTATAGTAATCAGATATAAATCTGGAAAAATAGCAACAATTGAAGGAAGTGCTATAATATATCCTAAAAATCTTGAAGAAACTTTAACTATAACTGGAGAAAGAGGAACAGTAGTTATTGGAGGTATGGCAGTTAATAAGATAAATACTTGGAGAGTAGAAGGAGATAATGAAGGAGAGTATTTATCTATTGATTGTGGTGATCCTAATTCTGTTTATGGTTATGGTCATGAAGCATTATACAAGGATTTTATAGATGCTCTTGATGAAAATAGAGAGCCACTTGTAGATGGAAAGGCTGGCCTTGAAGCAGTAAAAATAATATTGGCTGCATACAAGTCACAAAAAACAGGGATACCAGTAAAATTTGATGAGTTTAAAGAATTTTCAACTTTAAATATGAAAGAAAATAATATTAAGGATAGATAA
- the wecB gene encoding non-hydrolyzing UDP-N-acetylglucosamine 2-epimerase: MKKIVTIVGARPQFIKSNILSKEITKKFDEILVHTGQHYDVNMSDIFFIELGMKLPKYNLGIGSDSHAKQTAKMMIKIEEVLEKEKPDGVLLYGDTNSTLAGALVAAKLLIPIFHVEGGVRTYCKYLPEEQNRVLTDHLSSLIFVSSDSNMEDARKEGLGDISYKVGDIMYDSLLYYTEKVKNCSLEEMFSKIKPLYSAIGKMDKYYLFTLHRPENTDKIDHFETILNTVNKLKYPVLFPVHPRIRKYVDSIHHKYNNIRYIEPLSYLETLYFTKYAEKVVTDSGGLHKEAYLHGVPCVTILEGGWSETNHGGWNHFVEPTEEAILYAVNDYSIDWEDSRNEFGDGQACKKIVEIIFNYLEESSKC; this comes from the coding sequence ATGAAAAAAATAGTTACTATTGTGGGAGCTAGACCTCAATTTATAAAATCAAATATATTATCAAAGGAAATTACTAAAAAATTTGATGAAATTTTAGTACACACAGGACAACATTATGATGTAAATATGTCAGATATATTTTTTATAGAATTGGGAATGAAGCTTCCAAAGTATAATTTAGGAATAGGATCAGATAGTCATGCAAAGCAAACAGCAAAAATGATGATAAAAATAGAAGAAGTTTTAGAAAAAGAAAAGCCAGACGGGGTGTTGCTCTATGGCGATACTAATTCAACATTAGCAGGAGCTTTAGTTGCTGCAAAATTATTAATTCCAATATTTCATGTGGAAGGTGGAGTAAGGACTTATTGCAAATATCTTCCTGAGGAACAAAATAGAGTATTGACTGATCATTTATCAAGTTTAATTTTTGTTAGTTCTGATTCAAATATGGAAGATGCTAGAAAAGAAGGACTAGGAGATATTTCTTATAAAGTTGGGGATATTATGTATGATTCATTATTGTATTATACAGAGAAAGTAAAGAATTGTAGTTTAGAAGAAATGTTTTCTAAAATAAAACCTTTGTATTCGGCGATTGGAAAAATGGATAAATACTATTTATTTACTTTACATAGACCTGAAAATACAGATAAAATAGACCACTTTGAAACCATATTAAATACGGTTAATAAATTAAAATATCCAGTTTTATTTCCAGTCCATCCACGTATAAGAAAATATGTAGATAGCATACATCATAAATACAATAATATAAGATATATAGAGCCTCTATCTTATCTAGAAACATTATATTTTACGAAATATGCTGAAAAAGTTGTAACAGATTCAGGAGGTTTACACAAAGAGGCTTATTTACATGGAGTGCCTTGTGTTACAATTCTTGAGGGTGGTTGGTCAGAAACTAATCATGGTGGTTGGAATCATTTTGTAGAACCTACTGAAGAGGCAATACTTTATGCGGTAAATGATTATAGTATTGATTGGGAAGATTCAAGAAATGAATTTGGAGATGGACAAGCATGTAAAAAAATTGTTGAAATTATTTTTAACTATTTAGAGGAGAGTTCAAAATGTTAA